In Methanofervidicoccus sp. A16, the sequence AAACTATACCATCTTCAGTTATCCTCTCTACAGCATAAACTGGAATGCCCAATCTATCTAGGTGGTCTATTCTCTCTATTTCTTTAACCCCTACTTTATTGAGAATGGGACTTATTCTACTCCATGTTTCCTTAGGATGACATACTCTATAAGTTTCCAGTTTGTGAATTATGTCCATAATCTATCCCTAAAATTCGCTTTATCTCTTAAAAATTTAGTTGAAAAATATTAAAATTGTAAGATTATGCTATCCTGGATGAAAAAACTCAATAATAACAACTCCTGATAAAAATACCCATATAATGTTTGTATTTTAAAGTTACCCATTAATAAATTATTTATTAACAAATAATAAAACATCTCTTTAAAAAATAATAATTATTTTTATAATTATAATAACTTTACACTCCTTCCTTAATAATTAATATAGCATTAGTAGGACATCTACCAGTACATAACTTACAGTTGTGACAGTACTTTGTATCGTAAGCGTAGTACTTTTTGTCTTTATCTCTCTTCCATATCAAGGGACCTTTTGGACATACATCGTAGCATCTTCCACATCCAATACATTTGTCCTTATCTACTATTATTTTTACAACCAAGATATCACCTTGAGGAAAAATTATAAAAAAGTATAAAAATTTTAATAAATAATTTTATTAATAATTATTTATAGTTAGTGGTAGTATGGACGAGAAGGATATGAAAATACTTGAAATACTTATGAAGGACGGTAGGAAATCTTACACAGAGATTGCGAAAATGTTGGGTACCAGTGAGAGTTCTGTAAGGAAGAGGGTTAAAAAAATGGAAGAAGAGGGGGTTATTAAAGGATATAGAGCAGAAGTAGAGCCCTCTAAAATTGGATACAACGTAGTTGCATTAACTGGATTTGATACCAATCCAGAGGATTTCCTCACAGTTGCAAAGAAACTCTGTGAATTTGAAGAGGTAAAAAAGGTATGGACCTCTACTGGAGATCATATGATTATGACTGAAATCTGGGCAAGAGATGGTAGGGAACTATCTGAAATACTCTTTAACAAGTTAGGTAAAATAGAGGGTGTTAAAAAGATATGTCCTGCAATAATACTTGAAGAGTTGAAATAACTTATATCTCTACCATTTTATCAGGTACTTCAATACCTCTCTCCTTGAACCATTTGCCGTATCCATTTACATCCATATTCTTTATATGCATAATTAACCATCCAATTATAAAATTCAGTGCTTCGTTAAACTTTCTGTCATCTCCCTTTTCAATCTCTGGAAGGAGGGTATCTACAAGATACCTAACAAAGAACTTATGCATCTTTTTATGATTCTCTAACTTCTCCTTAGGGTAGTTGTATCTTTCCATAACCTCCTCTTCATGTTTAAAGTGTTTATCTGCGTAAGTAACTACAGTATCTATCAGTATCTTTTTTGCATCTTCTCTTTTTCCTTCCCTCATTAGAGTATATACCTGATTTATCGTTTTTATAAGTGTTTTATGCTCTTCATCAAATGCCTCAATACCAGATTCAAAATCTTTACACCATTTTATTATTTCCATACTATCCTCTATATTTTAATTATACTTAAAAATAATAATAATTATTATTAATATATAATATAACCACTATTAAAGGTGGTGTAGATATCAATTAAAAATTTTAATAAGAACAATAAAATAGTACTGAAATAGTACTGAATTTTCCTATTTTTTAATTTTTGATAAAATAGCAGATTTGCTATAACAACAATTTTTAATTATCAATAGTAGGTAATTCTACAATATTAAACAGTAAATCTATTATATTTTACTTAAAGTATCTCTCCAACAATCCCTTCAACATCATGGCATGTCTTGCCTCATCTCTACTTGATTCGTCAAAGTAGTCGTGGGCAGGATCTATATCTAATTCTTTAGCCTTCTTAGCAGCAGCCTTCTTTTCCTTGTTTGCCTTACACTCTCCTTCTAACATCATTTCAATGTTTTCCTTCAAGTTCTCAGAGATGATTCCGTTCATCTCTGCAAAGTGGGCTGCATGTTCAGCCTCTTCAAAGGCAATCCTTCTTAATACCTCTGCAACTTCTGGTAATCCTTCTCTTTCAGCCTGTCTTGCCATGGCCAGGTACAATCCCACTTCAGTACACTCTCCTTTAAAGTTAGCCTCAACTTCTTTCTCTAGATCTGTACCCTTTGTAACTCCTATTTTGTGCTCGTTTATCAACTCTACTTTAACCATAGGTTTCTCACCTCCTTATTTCTTTTAAACAGTAAAAACAAAAATGATCAAAAAGTATATAAAGGAAAATTAGATAAGATTACAATTCCTTTATCTTAGCAGCCAGTCTCTTACCCATGTTGTAACAGTTCTCTAATTCATCTTTAGTTGGTACATAGTATAACTCGTAGGCATCAAGTACGTTGAAGCCACAGGCTTCTATTTCCTTCTTCAATACTTCAACTCCTCCACCGTTACCTCCCATAGATCCAAAGACTATTGCTAACCTCTTCAATCCTGTTCTGTTGAACTTCAATCCTCTTAGGTAGTATATTAGGTCTCCCATTGATGGGTATGGTTCGTCGTAGATTGTTGGTGCTCCAAAGAGTACTGCCTTACTGTCTAAGATATCCTTAACGATTTCACTTCTTTCATCTTCGTGGAGGAAGTACATTACTACCTCAATACCCTCGCTCATAAGTCCCTCTGCGAAGGCGTGAGCCATCTTCTGGGTGGAGTAGTGCATTGTGTCGTATACTATTGTAGCCTTGTCCTTACACTTACCAGTAGCAAAGTTCTGGTAAGCCTCTATTACCTTCATTGGATCTGTCCATATCTGCCCATGGGATGGAGCAATCATCTTTATCTTCTCTAAGAGGCCTAAGTCAATAACCTCCTTGAACTTCTTCAGTACCAACTTGGAGAGTGGTGTAATCAGGTTTGCGTAGAACTTCTTGTTTGCATCCATCAGGACGTACTCTGGAATATCCTTGTCGAATCTCATGTGTGCTGGATAACAGAGGTGCTGACCAAATGCATCGTTTGAGAAGAGTATTCCTTCTTCAGCATAGAATGTGAACATACTGTCTGGCCAGTGGAGGAGTGGTGCCTCTAAGAATGTTAATGTTTTACCTCCAAGGTCTATACTATCTAGGGACTTTACTGTCTTAAATGGAGCATCCTTTAAGGATGGGAAGTGCTTTTTCAACCCTTCAACTGCAACTTCTGTACAGTAGATTGGTGCCTCTGGGAACTTCTTGTGGATCTCTGGTAGTGCTCCAGAGTGGTCCTTCTCTACGTGGTTCTGTACGATTACATCTATCTTGAACTCTCTACCTTCCTTCTCAAAGGCATCCTTTATTCTTCCCCACATTTGAGCAGAGGTTCCTGGATATGTGTTGTCTATTATAGCAACCTTCTCATCTCCAAATACCAAGTATGCGTTGTAGGTAGTACCCTTTAATGTGTATCCGTGGTACTTTCTAATATCCCAGTCCAATACTCCTACCCAGTATACTCCATCTGCTATTTTGACTGCATCTGCTTTCACATTATCACCTTTTGTTCATTTTACAGTTAATTCTATTACTCCTACACCTATATTAATTTAATTATCCGTATCTCGTCTAGATCCCATGTTTTCAGTACGACTTCGATATTATGTTTTAAATTTTTCTGTTAAAATTATTCTGTTAATATCCGAAAAAAAAACAAAAAATATTTATATCATTAATATACATTAACTTTATTACAATAATTAATTACATTTGATTAACCTATAATAGTAGGGATATTATGAAAAGGAGTGTTTTGATAGTATTAGGTATAGTATTACTGATCACAGGAAGTCTTCTCCTGTATAACTACCATACTCAGAGTAAGGCTAGATACCTTACAATCTCTACTACAACAAGTCTATACGATACCGGTCTCCTAGATATTATAGCAGAAATATTCAAGAAACAGTACAATATAGAGTTGAGATTTATCCCAAAGGGAACGGGAGCCGCCATCCAAGACGCTAAAAATGGTGTATGTGATGCCATTATAGTACATGCTAGGAGTAAGGAGTTAGAGTTTATGAAGGAAGGTTATGGAGTAAATAGGAAAGTTTTCGCATATAACTTCTTTGTTATTGTGGGTCCAAAGGAGGACCCTGCAGGAATCAGAGGACTTCCACCAGTTGAGGCTCTTAAAAGGATCGCTGAGGCAGGAAGGGAGGGTAAAGTAATATGGGTTACAAGGGATGACGGTTCAGGAACTAACACCAAGGAGATAAATCTCTGGAAGTTAGCAGGATATAACTACTCAGAAATAAAAGAGGAGAAGTGGGTATACAGGACAGGATCTGGGATGGGTGAGACACTTAAGGTAACTGATACCAAGAGGGCTTATACTCTATCAGATACTGCTACATACCTTAAGTACAGTGGAGAGGGGATAATAGGAAACTTGGATATATTAGTTGATAAAGGCAGTGAGTTGATAAATATATACAGTATAATTCTGATAAACCCTGAGAAGTACGAAAAGAACTATAAGGATGCAGTCCTACTATCTAAGTGGTTAACTGGTGAAGAGGGGCAGAAAGTACTTGAAGAATTTGGTAAGGAGGAGTTCGGGAGACCTTTATTTAACCCTGTTGTAGAGGTACTTAGGAATAGAGAGGAGCCTTTCTTTACCTGGATATTGAAGTATGGATTTATAGAGGATGGAGATGTCCTAACAGAATGTCCTAGGGAGTTTAGGTATGGAGATGATCTTACATTCTTTGAATTTAGAAAATCTAATTAAAAATTAATTATTATTATAATAAAAAAATAAAAATTATGAATATAAAAAGGGTAAAATAAACAAATCTAATCCTTATCTCTTATCTTACAGTAAATACCTAGTGAGTAGGGTTATTACTATTGATCTTTATTCTTTTAATTATTTTTTAAACAGTTTTTAAAGAGATAACTATGGCCTGGGATTATATACTCGAGGGACTTTTTGAAGCCTTTCATCTTATAATCGGTGGGGATCCTGAACTTTACGATATACTCTTTAGAAGTATAAAGGTATCTGGATTGGCTACTTTGTACGCTGGGTTAATTGGTGTTCCTATAGGAACTATTCTAGGACTCTCAGATTTTAAGGGTAAAGATATAATAAAGTCTATCTTTAACGGATTGATGGGCATTCCCACTGTAGTACTTGGGCTTATCCTCTACCTCTTTTTAGCACCTGCTGGACCTTTTGGGTTTTTAAACCTACTTTACACCACTACAGGTATAAGTCTCGGCCAGATGATACTTATTTTACCAATTGTTGTAAGTATTACTGTAAATTCCATTGAAAGTATAGAGGAAGATGTAAGGTATTTGGCACTAACCTTGGGAGCAGATGAAACCCAGATGATGACGAAGATCATAGAAGAGGCCTCTCCCGGTATATTTCTATCTCTGATGATGGCATTTAACAGGGCCATTGCAGAACTGGGAGTAGCCCTTATGATAGGAGGAAACATCTTTATAAAAGGAGGAGAGATGAACACAAGGGTGCTAACTACTGCAATTCAGATGTACGTCACAAGAGGAGAAATTAGTATGGCGATTGCCCTGGGGATTATATTACTCTCTCTGGTTTATCTTATATCCATCATGGTTAACTATATACAGAGAAGGTGGGCAGAGGCATGATAGTTCTAAAGGGGGTTTTTAAAAACTTTGGAGAGAAGGTAGCCCTTAAGGATGTTAACCTTGAGGTAAATGAGGGGGAGGTTTTGGCAATTTTGGGATACAGTGGGGCTGGAAAAACAACTTTACTTAAAATATTATCTGCCTTAGATATTGATTTTAAGGGTATTTATCTATTTAAGAATATAGATGCTAAAAAAAATCCCGAGAAGGTAAGAAAACGTACAACCATGGTTTTTCAGAACCCTGTAATGTTTAAAGGTACAGTCTTTGAAAACGTCGCCTACGGATTAAAGGTCAGAGGGTATGATAAGAGGTATATTAAAGAGAAAGTGGATGAGATGTTAGAATCCCTTGGGATCTTGGATTTAAAGGATAAAAATGCCAAGAAGTTAAGTGGTGGGGAGAAGCAGAGGGTTGCAGTGGCAAGGGCTTTAGTGTTAGACTTAGATGTATATATCTTTGACGAGCCCACATCTAACTTAGATATAGAGAATATCAAAGTTGTAGAAAGTGCCATAAAGGAATTAAAGAGAAAGGGAAAGACTGTTATATTTACAACCCACGATCTTCTTCAGGCTCGGAGGTTGTCAGAGAGAGTGGCTTATATAGAGAAGGGAGAGATTGTTGAGGTTGGTGAGACTGAGGAAATATTTAAGGATCCAAAGGATGAGAGAACCTATAGGTTTGTAAGTGGGATGTTTTAAATGTATGAGTTATTAAAAATCATCAATGTTAAATAAAAGTAAAAAATAATAAACCTTAATCTTCACCAAAATATAATTTAAAGGATAAAAACTGAAAAATGATAAGAAATTAATAAATAATTCATCCTGTTAGGAGGATATACACTACTCTAAGGAGGTATTTATCTGTTCATATTTTTTAGTATCTATCCAGAGTGTTTAAAGACTTTATCAGATTTAATAACCTTCTTTTTTATATTTTCTTTTTATATATTTATTATCTTTTATATTTATTTTTATAATAATTATCATAATTATTTATTATCAGGGATTTTTTAATTGGAATTAGTAATTAGTAATTATTAATAATATCAACGCCTACCTTACACTCAAATACATCTAATACTCCCAATTCTCTTAGAGATCCTAACAGTTCCTTCCTTCTATCCTCATCTGTAAGTATTACAACAACACCTCCACCTCCAGCACCTGAGAGTTTTGCACCGTATCCGTATCTACTACCTAACTCCACAACCTTGTCCATCTTTGTTGTAGAAACTCCTAACTTTTTCAGTAGTTCATGGTTTTTTATCATTAATTCTCCCAATTCCTCCCATGTAGATATACCTTCAACTTCATTTACTATCTTTCCTATAGATCTGAATATTTCCTCCTTCTTAGGATGACCTGCAACCTCCTTAACAAGTTCAGCAGTTTTCTTCTTCCTTCTTTCAACATGAACCAATAAAAAATGACAGTCTTTAAGGAGTTTGTAAAGTTTAGTACCTTCCAAAATCTCAAAATCACTACTGTTTTTGATCTTCAAAACACTGTTGTAGATAACAGTTGCAGTATCTGTAATACTGGCTCTTCCTTGAACCTCCCTCTCCACAGAAAAACATATCTTACACAACTCCTTTTTTGGGATAGAGATATTATTAGCAAGTAAAAAAGATTTTATAGTAGTGACAACCACTGAGGCAGAGGATCCCAGACCACAACTTACAGGAATATCGGAGGATATATCTAACTTAAATGGTTTAAAATCTTTGTATCCTTTATCTTTTAAGTAATTTACTATAGATTTAATTGCACATAAGACATATTTCACACTTCTATTATAGTTTCTTAGGTTTAATGTGGAAATATCCTCTATATTCAAGGTAAGGGATCTCCCTAAATCCTTCAGATTTATAACTATATTCTTTTCACTATGGGAGATCCTCCCCCTAGTTTTTAGATCTACAGCCATGGAAATAGCACCGTAACCCTCAACTACAGCATGTTCTCCAAAAAGTATAACCTTAGAGGGAGCCTCAACTGTACTTTTAGATGTTTCCTCCATCATCTCCACCTTATCAATCTCCTTAAGAGAACCTCATCCCTATTATCCACCTCTCCATCAAATTCTGCCACTAAGTACCCCTTAGTTCCAAAGGTTCCCTTTATTCTCCCTTTAATATTTTTTTCAGGGACTACTACATTAGATCCAATAAGTTTCTCAGCCTCCTCCTTAGAGTTGGCCAAACCTACAACAAGTATTCTATTTTTATCTATCTTTATCCACCCCACTTTAGAGATTACCCTTTTAATATTCAACTCTTCAACCCTCTTAAAATCTACTATCTCACCTTTACCACATATCCTTAAGGTTGTAGGTGGTAGATCCAATCTAGTTATAAGTATATCCTCCCCTATCTCTGCTACAGTTTTTTCCTCCAATTGGAATGCACAGTAACACTCCTCTCCTCCTTTAACCTCTCTTAGGATGATGTTCTCCATATTTCCGTCTATCTCCATCCTCTTAAAAGGTATTATCCTTGCAGGTATTACTAACATTCCTATATTTAAATGTACTCTTATCCTAGGTTTCAAAGGGTACTTAAATAGAGGAGATATTCTTATCTTTGCAACTATACTATCTACAACCTTTAACTTAGTATCTAGGGACGTTAGGACACATCCCCTAAATAACTCTTTTGGATCTACTCCCTGAACAGCCATTCCTATTCTATCTCCTGCAGAGGCTTCACCTACATCCTCCTTACATCTCTGAATACTCTTAACCTTTACAGTACTGTTCAATGGTAGAACCTTTAACTCATCCCCCACTTTTACCTTTCCCTTAAGTACAGTACCTGTGATAACTGTACCGATCCCCTTTATTGGAAATGCATGATCTATAGGCATCTTAAAGAAGTCCTCAGTGTTCCTTATTATCTCCATACTATCTAACATCTCCCTAATAGTATCCTTTAATTCCTCTATTCCAATACCCTCCTTTGCAGATATCTTCAGTATTTTACTCCCCTTTAAATTTTCTGTTGAGTTAAGTATGGCTCTCATGAATTCCTCAGTTCTTTTAATTTCCTCCTGGGATGCAACATCTATTTTATTTATTACCACAATAGTAGGTATATTGAAGTAATCTAGTATTAAAAGGTGCTCTCCAGTTTGGGTTTTAGGTCCCTCTTTGGCATCTATCACTAAGAGGGCTAGATCTATGATCTCGGCAGCACCAACTACGGCCCTTATGAGATCTGCATGTCCAGGGGCATCTACTAAGGTAATGAGATAGCCTCCCAACTTAAAAAAGGAGAACCCAAGATCTATGGTAATACCTCTTCTTTTAGATTCTGGTAGTCTATCTAAGGAGGATGTTGAAGGGACCTCCGTTAGAACCTTTGCCAATGTTGTTTTCCCATGGTCTATATGCCCAAATATACCTATGTTTATATTTTTAACCATCAACGTTCACCATTATAGTTTATTTTAATGTCTTAACAAGATTAATTTAATTTAAAAAATGTTCATCGTTTTTATAGTGTAAAAATAATAATTATTAAAAATAAAAAAATAAAGTGATAAATATATTAAAAAAGATAAATATCTCCCAATATTCCCTATACTAATGATGATATTCTACTTCTTTTTTCATGGTATTTATAATTTTTAAGATTATACAATAAATACTGAACTTTGATTCCCATCAAAAAAATTCTGATAAGAATAACAATAATTATAAAAAATAAAAGTATAAAAGGAAGGTATTTAGATCAAAATGAGGGATAGATAATCTCTCCTAGAATGTTCTAAGATGCTATGGAAGTGGAGTAGATCCTTTTTTAATAAGTTGCTATTATTAATATTACCCTAATTCCCATCAAAAGGATAGTTTAAAAAATAATAAGAATTATAAAAATAATAAGATAAAAAAAAAATAAGAAAAAATTAAAAATAAAAAACTTCTATTAATCCCAGATACAAAAATTTTAAAAAAAGATTGGAGGAGAATTATCCTCTGAATATCTCTTTTAATACAGGAATTCAGAATAAGATCTCATAATATTATCTAAAGATTCGGAAAGATCCTAAGGGTATTTAATAGTTTTTGTATTGATTATTTTCATAATAATTTTTATTATAATGATTATCTTTTTATTATTCTTTAATTACCACTTTGATGGGAACTAAGGTTTAATATTTTATTATAAGGTATAATATTTCAATATTTTTTTTCCAGTCTTTTTTATTGTTCTTATTTTTATTATTTAAATTATTGTTTAGAATGGGAATTAAGGTTATTTACTTTTTATCTCTATCCCTTCAGAATTTATTTTATTTTATTACCCTAATTCCCATCAAAAAAATTCTGATAAGAATAATAATCATAAAAATAGAAAGTATAAAAAGAAGATATTAAAATCAAAATAAGAGATAAATAATCTCCTCCTGGGACGCTCTAAGATACTATGGAAGTGGAGTAAATCCTTCTTAGCAGGTTGTTATTATTAATTTTTATTAAAAGTATTATTTTTAATATTATTTTAATATTTTTTCAGTTTTTATTATTTTTTTATTTAAATCATTACTTTGATGGGAATTGAGGTTTTTTATTATTTTTTTAATCACGGTCTTGATAGGAAGTGGGGTAATACTAATTAATTATTATTTTTTAATTATTTGTTGCTGAGGACTATAATGTCATTATTAATATATATCCACAGCTTATATTAATTAACCACTATTTTCGGGGGTCACTATGGAGATTGTTCCAGTGCTGGATATAATGAACGGTATAGCAGTTTGTGGTAGAGGAGGGGATAGAAAAAACTACAGACCATTAAAAACAGTTTTATGCAACTCCTCAAATCCTCTAGAGGTGGCAAGGAGATATAGAGAGGAGGGAGCAGAAAAGATATACATTGCTGATTTAGACGCTATAATGAAGAAGGGCAACAACTTTCATATAATAAAGGAGATAGAGGGACATAAGATTTTAGATGGAGGTATTACCTCGAAATTGGAACTGGAGAGTCTTAGATCCTTAAATATATGTGATAAGATCATCTTAGGGACAGAGACCTTGAGAGATTTAGACCTCTTAGAGGAAGAAGATATAATACTTAGTCTAGATTTTAAGGATGGTAAGTTGTTGAATCCTATGAGTTATACCTTAGAGGAGATTTTAAATAGATTGGACAAATCTATTCCTTTAATAGTGTTAGATATATCCTCTGTAGGTACTCAGAGAGGTGTAAATTGGAATTTAGTGGAAAAGATTATGAAGAATGTAGAGAATCCTGTATATGTAGGTGGTGGAGTAAGAGACGAGGAGGATCTAAAGAGGTGCTACAATATGGGCATTCAGGGGGTACTTATAGGCACTGGAATACATAAGGGTATTTTGAAACTAAAAGAGATAATTGAGAGGTATAGGAACTAAGGTGATTGTATTGTTAAGGAGGATAGATGCTATAAGGATACTTATGGAGTATATAAAGGATGAGATAGTGGTCTGTAATATAGGGTTTCCAAGTAAGGAGTTATATCATATAAAGGATAGGCCGGAAAACTTCTATATGTTAGGTTCTATGGGTCTCTGCTCCTCTATAGGCCTAGGTTTGGCCCTATCCCTGAATAAGAAGGTAATAGCCATAGAGGGAGACGGATCCCTACTGATGAACTTAGGTACCTTATCTACTATAGGATACACACAGCCAGATAACTTTATACTCTACGTTATAGACAACTCAGTTTACGGCTCTACAGGTAATCAGAGGACACATACAGAGAGTACCAGTCTATGTGGGATAGCAAGGGCCTGTGGAATAGATGCTGTAGAGGTGTTTCAGGAAGATGATCTGAGAAGAGTAATAGAGGAATCTCTCAATGACAGTAAAAGTAAGGTTATAGTAGTTAAGGCAGAACCTTACAACGAGAAGGTTGAAAATATCCCTCTACATCCTATGTATATAAAATTCAGGTTTATGGAGAGTATTAAACCATATAGAAAAAAGAACAGTAATAAATAATTTTATAACCTCCTTAAATCCCTAAGAGAATAATAATCTGTATTTTTTATTTTTTAATAAAATTTTTAAAAATAATAACTGATCAACTCTATCTTATCATACCTTTCTCTTTCTGCCATTTTCTTCTCTCTCCTAGTATACATCTATCACCTCTATTCCCTCCAACTGGATTCTGTGGAGTACCTAGACAGTTCATACATCTTGCCATAATACTGGCTCCCAGTGCAAGGCCATCCTCAACGAATACTACGTTATCCTCAGGTTTGTCCCATATATCCAACTCATTTAATCTCTCCAATACCAACCTAGGTTTATCTCCTGTTATTCCAGCCCTTCCAGTTATTCCAATAGCACTTTTATCACTTATAAGGCCCTTATCTCTTGCTAATTTTACCAGTCTTTCAGTTATCTTTGAAGATACTATATCCAGGGTATAGAGTAAGGTTGGAACGTTACTCTCCTCTAGGATGTTCCTTCCAATTTCCTCTAATTTAGGTAGATCACTTCCATTCTCTCCTACATCACAGCCTATAAGAATTGTTCCTGCCTTTTCTGCACTTTTTGGATCTACAGGCACAGTTCCAAATCTATCTACACCCTTAGGAACCTCGCAGATCTTTATATACTTATGTATCTTTTCCCCATACTCTTCTGCAAGTTCTCTATTTACCTCGCCTCCCTTATCTTTTATATCTAACACTGCACCTTTGTCCTTACTTACTAATCCACTACCTCTAACAATACTATCTGCAATAGCCCCAGCAAGGCCACAGAGGTTGCCAACAACATGTGCATAGGGCTTACTGTCATCTGTTATCCTACCTGCAAGGGTTGTACCGAAGTCTATACTCATACATGGGTTTCTGAAATCCACATGGGTCCATTTCGCCCCTACCTTTATCCCTGCAGTAACTAATTCACCCTCCATCTCGTTGGCCACAACCTCCTTACCAGTTGGAGGTACTACTCCTGTAACTGCACCGTCAAATATTACCTTATCCATTAGGCTGTACTTATCAAAAGGTTTTGGAAGTTGACTTTTACTCATGGCAGGAGTCATCTTTGATGGAGGTACTCCAGCCTTTAAACATCCTTCAGCAAGGGCTATTATCATGTTGGATACTTCCTCTGGAGTGGCAAATCCTGCAGTAACCCCAGTACTCCTAACTACGAAGTGGAGGTCATCCACTGTAAGGTTTCCCTTTTTTAGTGCTCCAAGTAGTACATCCTTCACCATATCTGCAACTGCACCTTTAGTTAACTCTACCCCCCAAAGGGTTTTCCCAAATACCTCCTCCCCCTTTTTTGGTGGTCTTACGTCCCTGGTCATTCTAAC encodes:
- a CDS encoding 4Fe-4S binding protein; amino-acid sequence: MVVKIIVDKDKCIGCGRCYDVCPKGPLIWKRDKDKKYYAYDTKYCHNCKLCTGRCPTNAILIIKEGV
- a CDS encoding winged helix-turn-helix transcriptional regulator; this encodes MDEKDMKILEILMKDGRKSYTEIAKMLGTSESSVRKRVKKMEEEGVIKGYRAEVEPSKIGYNVVALTGFDTNPEDFLTVAKKLCEFEEVKKVWTSTGDHMIMTEIWARDGRELSEILFNKLGKIEGVKKICPAIILEELK
- a CDS encoding bacteriohemerythrin, producing the protein MEIIKWCKDFESGIEAFDEEHKTLIKTINQVYTLMREGKREDAKKILIDTVVTYADKHFKHEEEVMERYNYPKEKLENHKKMHKFFVRYLVDTLLPEIEKGDDRKFNEALNFIIGWLIMHIKNMDVNGYGKWFKERGIEVPDKMVEI
- a CDS encoding ferritin family protein; protein product: MVKVELINEHKIGVTKGTDLEKEVEANFKGECTEVGLYLAMARQAEREGLPEVAEVLRRIAFEEAEHAAHFAEMNGIISENLKENIEMMLEGECKANKEKKAAAKKAKELDIDPAHDYFDESSRDEARHAMMLKGLLERYFK
- a CDS encoding FprA family A-type flavoprotein, which codes for MKADAVKIADGVYWVGVLDWDIRKYHGYTLKGTTYNAYLVFGDEKVAIIDNTYPGTSAQMWGRIKDAFEKEGREFKIDVIVQNHVEKDHSGALPEIHKKFPEAPIYCTEVAVEGLKKHFPSLKDAPFKTVKSLDSIDLGGKTLTFLEAPLLHWPDSMFTFYAEEGILFSNDAFGQHLCYPAHMRFDKDIPEYVLMDANKKFYANLITPLSKLVLKKFKEVIDLGLLEKIKMIAPSHGQIWTDPMKVIEAYQNFATGKCKDKATIVYDTMHYSTQKMAHAFAEGLMSEGIEVVMYFLHEDERSEIVKDILDSKAVLFGAPTIYDEPYPSMGDLIYYLRGLKFNRTGLKRLAIVFGSMGGNGGGVEVLKKEIEACGFNVLDAYELYYVPTKDELENCYNMGKRLAAKIKEL
- a CDS encoding substrate-binding domain-containing protein, encoding MKRSVLIVLGIVLLITGSLLLYNYHTQSKARYLTISTTTSLYDTGLLDIIAEIFKKQYNIELRFIPKGTGAAIQDAKNGVCDAIIVHARSKELEFMKEGYGVNRKVFAYNFFVIVGPKEDPAGIRGLPPVEALKRIAEAGREGKVIWVTRDDGSGTNTKEINLWKLAGYNYSEIKEEKWVYRTGSGMGETLKVTDTKRAYTLSDTATYLKYSGEGIIGNLDILVDKGSELINIYSIILINPEKYEKNYKDAVLLSKWLTGEEGQKVLEEFGKEEFGRPLFNPVVEVLRNREEPFFTWILKYGFIEDGDVLTECPREFRYGDDLTFFEFRKSN
- a CDS encoding ABC transporter permease — its product is MAWDYILEGLFEAFHLIIGGDPELYDILFRSIKVSGLATLYAGLIGVPIGTILGLSDFKGKDIIKSIFNGLMGIPTVVLGLILYLFLAPAGPFGFLNLLYTTTGISLGQMILILPIVVSITVNSIESIEEDVRYLALTLGADETQMMTKIIEEASPGIFLSLMMAFNRAIAELGVALMIGGNIFIKGGEMNTRVLTTAIQMYVTRGEISMAIALGIILLSLVYLISIMVNYIQRRWAEA
- a CDS encoding amino acid ABC transporter ATP-binding protein; its protein translation is MIVLKGVFKNFGEKVALKDVNLEVNEGEVLAILGYSGAGKTTLLKILSALDIDFKGIYLFKNIDAKKNPEKVRKRTTMVFQNPVMFKGTVFENVAYGLKVRGYDKRYIKEKVDEMLESLGILDLKDKNAKKLSGGEKQRVAVARALVLDLDVYIFDEPTSNLDIENIKVVESAIKELKRKGKTVIFTTHDLLQARRLSERVAYIEKGEIVEVGETEEIFKDPKDERTYRFVSGMF
- the mvk gene encoding mevalonate kinase, with the protein product MEETSKSTVEAPSKVILFGEHAVVEGYGAISMAVDLKTRGRISHSEKNIVINLKDLGRSLTLNIEDISTLNLRNYNRSVKYVLCAIKSIVNYLKDKGYKDFKPFKLDISSDIPVSCGLGSSASVVVTTIKSFLLANNISIPKKELCKICFSVEREVQGRASITDTATVIYNSVLKIKNSSDFEILEGTKLYKLLKDCHFLLVHVERRKKKTAELVKEVAGHPKKEEIFRSIGKIVNEVEGISTWEELGELMIKNHELLKKLGVSTTKMDKVVELGSRYGYGAKLSGAGGGGVVVILTDEDRRKELLGSLRELGVLDVFECKVGVDIINNY